A genomic window from Yoonia rosea includes:
- a CDS encoding Na+/H+ antiporter subunit G, with protein sequence MTAQIIGTYFVCLSLIIGSGFVLVGAIGLLKFNDPMTRLHAPTKVGTIGIGMLLVASIIHSFDIGQPSAHELLIMVFLFVTAPISANFIAKVNMHRQACDTPPPPVNGDVWSTLDVPDAEKDT encoded by the coding sequence ATGACCGCACAGATTATCGGAACCTATTTCGTTTGCCTGTCCTTGATCATCGGGTCCGGCTTTGTACTGGTCGGCGCCATTGGGTTGCTGAAGTTCAACGACCCCATGACGCGCCTGCACGCACCAACAAAGGTCGGGACAATCGGCATTGGCATGCTGCTGGTCGCGTCAATCATCCACTCTTTTGACATTGGCCAGCCGTCAGCCCACGAGCTGCTGATTATGGTGTTTCTCTTTGTGACGGCGCCGATCTCGGCGAATTTTATCGCCAAGGTGAACATGCATCGTCAGGCCTGTGACACACCGCCACCGCCGGTCAATGGCGATGTCTGGTCCACACTTGATGTTCCAGACGCGGAAAAAGACACCTGA
- the iolE gene encoding myo-inosose-2 dehydratase gives MTVKVGISLIAWQNDDLPELTKDYTTEGAMADAARIGYSGVERGRRMPADTEGLRTYLDAYGVSLCGGWCSGNLMVSTVAQEADAIAEQVAQFAALQAPCIVYAECSNTIQGAMGVPVSTRPKLTRNEVLDYAAKLSELAKWSKGQGVKLAYHHHMGAMIQDAEDIDWLMEGSDPALGLLFDTGHLHFAGADPIAVLDKWADRVHHVHYKDVRQPVLDAIHAKDASFLDAVAGGVFTVPGDPEGCIDFEAVTAKLKSMDYNGWIVVEAEQDPAAAPPYDYSKMGYDYIVAACAKAGLDVVR, from the coding sequence ATGACTGTCAAAGTCGGCATTTCCCTGATTGCCTGGCAGAATGATGATCTGCCCGAACTGACCAAAGACTACACGACCGAAGGCGCGATGGCAGACGCGGCGCGCATCGGCTACAGCGGGGTTGAGCGGGGCCGCCGGATGCCCGCGGACACCGAAGGCCTCCGCACATACCTTGATGCCTATGGCGTGTCGCTTTGCGGCGGCTGGTGTTCCGGCAACCTGATGGTGTCGACTGTCGCGCAAGAAGCGGACGCGATTGCCGAACAGGTCGCACAGTTCGCAGCGCTGCAAGCGCCGTGCATCGTCTATGCCGAATGTTCCAACACGATACAGGGCGCAATGGGCGTTCCGGTGTCCACGCGTCCAAAACTGACGCGGAACGAGGTGCTGGACTACGCTGCGAAACTCTCCGAGCTTGCCAAATGGTCCAAAGGGCAAGGCGTGAAGCTTGCCTATCACCACCATATGGGGGCGATGATCCAGGATGCCGAGGATATCGACTGGCTGATGGAAGGCTCTGATCCTGCATTGGGTCTGCTTTTTGACACGGGTCATTTGCATTTTGCAGGTGCTGACCCGATCGCTGTTTTGGACAAATGGGCGGACCGTGTGCATCACGTCCATTACAAAGACGTCCGCCAGCCGGTCCTGGACGCGATCCATGCCAAGGACGCGAGCTTTCTGGATGCTGTTGCAGGCGGCGTCTTTACTGTTCCGGGGGATCCCGAAGGCTGTATCGACTTTGAAGCCGTCACGGCCAAGCTCAAATCAATGGATTACAATGGCTGGATCGTTGTCGAAGCGGAACAAGACCCTGCAGCCGCCCCACCCTATGACTATTCCAAGATGGGCTATGACTATATTGTCGCCGCCTGTGCCAAAGCGGGGCTCGACGTCGTGAGATGA
- a CDS encoding monovalent cation/H+ antiporter subunit D: MTHWLIAPVVLPAMLAPFIILAARFHIGIQRVFSIAGVVILVAISGALAWATSDGTIMLYQLGDWSAPFGIVLVGDRLSTMMILLTSVLALFVLIYAVSSGWDNRGWHFHALFQFQLMGILGAFLTGDLFNLFVFFEVLLIASYGLMIHAGGTRRLRAGVQYVLFNLIGSTLFLFALGAIYAETGTLNMADLANRVTLISADETVGIRVAAVLLLLVFAIKAAVVPLHFWLPSSYAEAPAPVAALFAIMTKVGAYAIIRVYTLIFPPDLDVTAGLHDTWLLPAALISLAIGMVGVLAAKRFDRLVAFSIIGSMGMVMVSIALFTPEGIAAALYYIVHSTLAGAALFLIVDLVRSSRANLELTPQAPVASPALTASLFFVAAIAMAGLPPLSGFLGKLLVLDAAFDSGQMVWIWAIVLGSSLVSIVGFARAGSILFWKAQSVQPPGDAVKVVPPATLSFVAIGGLIMLLAMHTVFAGQVHRYTTAIAAQLFSPAPYITTVVDTPGKLSEPTEDQ; this comes from the coding sequence ATGACCCATTGGCTTATTGCGCCCGTTGTGTTGCCTGCAATGCTGGCGCCTTTCATTATCCTGGCTGCGCGGTTTCACATCGGCATCCAGCGCGTGTTCTCGATCGCCGGTGTTGTGATCCTTGTTGCGATTTCCGGTGCTTTGGCATGGGCGACATCAGACGGAACCATCATGCTTTACCAGTTGGGTGACTGGTCGGCCCCGTTCGGGATCGTTCTGGTGGGTGACCGGTTGTCGACGATGATGATCCTGCTGACGTCGGTTCTGGCACTCTTCGTGCTGATCTACGCGGTTAGTTCCGGCTGGGATAACCGCGGATGGCATTTTCATGCGCTTTTCCAGTTTCAACTGATGGGTATCTTGGGGGCCTTCCTGACAGGTGACCTTTTCAACCTGTTCGTATTCTTCGAAGTGCTGCTGATCGCGTCTTACGGGCTGATGATCCACGCAGGAGGCACGCGGCGTTTGCGCGCCGGTGTCCAATATGTGCTGTTCAACCTGATCGGCTCAACGCTGTTCCTGTTCGCACTGGGGGCGATATACGCGGAAACGGGCACGCTCAACATGGCTGATCTTGCCAATCGGGTGACGCTGATCAGTGCAGATGAAACCGTGGGTATTCGCGTGGCTGCTGTTCTTCTTTTGTTGGTCTTTGCGATCAAGGCGGCTGTGGTGCCTTTGCACTTCTGGTTGCCTTCAAGCTATGCCGAAGCCCCGGCGCCCGTGGCCGCGCTTTTTGCGATCATGACGAAAGTCGGCGCCTATGCAATCATCCGCGTCTATACCCTGATCTTCCCGCCTGATCTGGACGTGACAGCGGGGCTGCATGACACTTGGCTGCTTCCGGCGGCCCTTATTTCGCTCGCGATCGGGATGGTGGGTGTACTGGCGGCGAAACGCTTTGACAGACTTGTGGCTTTTTCGATCATCGGGTCGATGGGCATGGTGATGGTATCCATTGCGCTGTTCACGCCCGAAGGGATCGCTGCTGCCCTCTACTACATTGTCCACTCGACGCTTGCAGGGGCTGCCCTGTTCCTGATTGTGGACTTGGTGCGATCCAGTCGTGCAAACCTTGAACTGACGCCGCAAGCACCCGTTGCAAGTCCGGCACTGACCGCCAGCCTGTTCTTTGTTGCCGCAATCGCCATGGCGGGCCTGCCGCCGCTGTCAGGGTTTCTTGGAAAACTGCTGGTCTTGGATGCAGCCTTTGACAGTGGCCAGATGGTATGGATCTGGGCCATTGTGCTTGGCTCCAGTCTGGTGAGCATTGTGGGGTTCGCACGTGCTGGCAGCATATTGTTTTGGAAAGCACAAAGCGTGCAGCCACCCGGCGACGCAGTCAAAGTAGTGCCACCTGCAACACTGTCTTTCGTGGCCATAGGCGGGTTGATCATGCTCTTGGCGATGCACACAGTTTTCGCAGGTCAGGTGCACCGGTACACCACCGCAATTGCGGCGCAGTTGTTCAGCCCCGCGCCCTATATCACGACAGTTGTCGATACACCGGGCAAACTGAGTGAACCGACGGAGGATCAATGA
- the iolB gene encoding 5-deoxy-glucuronate isomerase, with product MSDLLKKPFGTRGKVHQITPESAGWRYVGFSLYRLKAGDTAAEATGDREVILVMVEGKAQITGAGQDWGVLGERMDVFEKTPPHCLYLPNGSDWAATAQTDCVIAVCSAPGIGGHAARRIGPDGITLTERGKGTNTRHINNIAMENEDYCDSLLVTEVFTPAGHWSSYPSHRHDEDDYPRITYLEETYYHRLNPASGFGIQRVYTDDGQLDETMAVSDGDVVCVPRGHHPCGAPYGFEMYYLNVMAGPKRKWRFVPAPEVAWIMERDA from the coding sequence ATGTCTGACCTTCTCAAGAAACCTTTCGGCACGCGTGGCAAAGTGCACCAGATCACCCCTGAAAGCGCGGGTTGGCGTTACGTCGGCTTCTCGCTTTACCGGCTCAAGGCGGGCGATACCGCAGCAGAGGCAACAGGCGACCGCGAAGTCATACTGGTGATGGTCGAAGGCAAGGCGCAGATCACTGGCGCGGGGCAGGACTGGGGTGTTTTGGGCGAGCGGATGGATGTTTTTGAAAAGACCCCGCCACATTGCCTTTACCTGCCCAATGGCAGCGACTGGGCGGCCACGGCCCAGACCGACTGCGTCATAGCTGTTTGCAGCGCACCTGGCATTGGCGGACACGCGGCGCGGCGCATTGGCCCTGACGGCATTACGCTGACGGAACGTGGCAAGGGGACAAACACCCGCCATATCAACAACATCGCGATGGAGAACGAGGATTACTGCGATAGCCTGCTGGTGACCGAAGTTTTCACACCGGCGGGGCATTGGTCCTCCTACCCCAGCCACCGGCATGACGAAGACGACTACCCGCGGATCACCTATCTGGAAGAAACCTATTATCACCGCCTGAACCCTGCGTCGGGCTTTGGTATCCAGCGGGTCTATACGGATGATGGCCAGCTCGATGAAACCATGGCCGTCTCAGATGGCGATGTTGTCTGTGTCCCGCGCGGGCACCACCCCTGCGGTGCGCCCTACGGGTTTGAGATGTATTATCTAAACGTCATGGCGGGCCCCAAGCGCAAATGGCGCTTCGTCCCTGCACCCGAGGTCGCCTGGATCATGGAACGGGACGCCTAG
- a CDS encoding ABC transporter ATP-binding protein yields the protein MLTRLLLESFQEHRWKYLAAAGAMVLVAAATAASAWMMGQIVDALSTPENRGQVMAVGVGVAFIFAFRGIAMYIQAVLMARAGNRIVAQKQMQIYHRMLAQGVAFFNENQSSDLLLRVTRSAEAARRAIDTIVSGFVRDLLTLIGLLCVMFYQQPILSLVSLVIAPIVVLGIQRILKTVREVMKQEMTSMGEIIKVVQETSLGARVVKAFGLEPRMADRMEIAVRQVESRNNRMIQLQSATMPLLDTVAGLAIASIVILSAVDIFGQKPGTAGELMSFVTAFLMSYEPASRLSKMRVVIERSMIGIKMMYELLDAPQTMLEAPDAMPLKSGPGEVMLKNVSFGYGDGEKVLKSVNATFPPGKTTALVGPSGGGKSTLLNLILRLYDPTEGAVMIDGQDIRNTTFTSLREQIAFVGQDTFLFAGTIMDNLLMARTTATAEEAIAAAKIANAHEFIEKMPEGYDTAIGENGSFLSGGQRQRLSIARAVLRKAPILLLDEATSALDSHSEVLVRDALETITRGVTTIVIAHRLSTVMNADQICYLEAGEIVERGSIPELIAAEGKFKRLYDVQFGGHPDVT from the coding sequence TTGCTAACCCGCCTGCTGCTCGAAAGCTTTCAGGAACATAGGTGGAAATATCTCGCGGCGGCCGGTGCAATGGTTCTGGTCGCGGCCGCGACAGCGGCATCCGCCTGGATGATGGGACAGATCGTTGATGCACTGTCGACACCGGAAAACCGCGGTCAAGTCATGGCGGTGGGTGTCGGTGTCGCGTTCATTTTCGCTTTTCGCGGAATAGCCATGTATATTCAGGCCGTGCTCATGGCGCGCGCGGGAAATCGCATCGTAGCGCAAAAGCAGATGCAGATTTACCACCGGATGCTGGCGCAAGGTGTGGCGTTTTTCAACGAAAACCAATCTTCTGATCTGCTGTTGCGGGTCACAAGGAGCGCCGAAGCCGCACGCCGCGCAATTGACACGATTGTCAGTGGATTTGTGCGTGATTTGTTGACGCTGATCGGGCTGCTTTGCGTGATGTTTTATCAGCAACCCATTCTGTCACTCGTGAGTCTCGTTATCGCACCGATCGTTGTGCTGGGCATCCAACGCATTCTCAAAACGGTGCGTGAAGTGATGAAACAAGAAATGACCAGCATGGGTGAGATCATCAAGGTCGTTCAAGAAACGTCCTTGGGCGCGCGTGTCGTCAAGGCTTTTGGGCTGGAGCCCCGCATGGCCGACCGTATGGAGATTGCGGTCCGTCAGGTGGAGAGCCGGAATAACCGCATGATCCAGTTACAATCAGCGACCATGCCGCTGCTTGATACTGTCGCAGGCCTCGCAATTGCATCAATCGTTATTCTGAGCGCGGTCGACATCTTTGGGCAAAAGCCCGGCACCGCAGGTGAGTTGATGTCATTTGTTACTGCTTTCTTGATGTCCTATGAGCCAGCGAGCCGCCTATCCAAGATGCGGGTCGTCATTGAGCGAAGCATGATCGGCATCAAGATGATGTATGAACTGCTCGATGCCCCTCAGACCATGCTTGAGGCCCCCGATGCCATGCCTTTGAAATCAGGGCCGGGTGAAGTGATGTTGAAGAATGTGAGCTTTGGGTATGGCGACGGCGAGAAGGTCTTGAAATCAGTGAATGCCACCTTCCCGCCGGGCAAGACCACCGCCCTCGTCGGACCGTCTGGCGGTGGGAAGTCTACCCTTCTGAACCTCATTTTGCGCCTATACGACCCGACCGAAGGCGCGGTGATGATTGACGGCCAGGACATCCGGAACACAACATTCACGTCATTGCGTGAACAAATCGCGTTTGTCGGGCAGGATACTTTCCTTTTCGCGGGCACGATCATGGATAACCTGCTGATGGCGCGGACGACCGCAACTGCAGAAGAAGCGATTGCCGCCGCCAAGATCGCCAATGCGCATGAGTTCATCGAGAAAATGCCCGAAGGTTATGACACCGCGATTGGTGAGAACGGATCGTTTTTGTCCGGCGGCCAGCGTCAGCGCCTCTCAATCGCGCGCGCAGTGCTACGGAAGGCGCCTATCCTTTTGTTGGACGAAGCGACCAGCGCTTTGGACAGCCATTCCGAGGTTCTCGTACGTGATGCGCTAGAAACGATTACCCGCGGGGTCACGACGATCGTGATCGCACACCGCCTGTCGACTGTCATGAATGCCGACCAAATCTGTTACCTTGAGGCCGGCGAAATCGTCGAACGGGGAAGCATCCCTGAGCTCATTGCAGCCGAGGGGAAGTTCAAAAGGCTTTACGACGTGCAGTTTGGCGGGCACCCAGATGTAACATAA
- a CDS encoding Na+/H+ antiporter subunit E, with protein MSRAFYWLIPHPLLTLILTIVWILLQNEISAGMIVFGFILGIIIPWGTSVWWPDTPKSFRVGKMIAYSLVVIWDIIVANIEVAWIVLTVPTSKLKPAWIVVPLELREPEAITMLAGTITLTPGTVSSDLSSDGRSLLVHVLHTDDPDAVRDDILTRYEARLLEIFA; from the coding sequence ATGAGCCGCGCATTCTATTGGTTGATCCCGCACCCGCTTTTGACATTGATCCTGACGATCGTCTGGATACTCCTGCAAAATGAGATTTCGGCGGGGATGATTGTCTTTGGATTTATCTTGGGCATCATCATTCCTTGGGGCACATCCGTGTGGTGGCCCGACACGCCAAAGAGCTTTCGCGTGGGTAAGATGATTGCCTACAGTCTTGTGGTGATCTGGGACATTATCGTTGCCAATATCGAAGTCGCCTGGATCGTGCTGACAGTCCCGACATCAAAGCTTAAACCGGCATGGATTGTGGTGCCGCTTGAATTGCGCGAGCCCGAAGCCATTACCATGCTTGCCGGGACCATCACGCTGACACCGGGGACCGTTTCGTCGGATCTGTCCAGCGACGGGCGCAGCCTGCTGGTGCATGTCCTGCATACGGATGATCCTGATGCGGTCCGCGATGATATCCTCACACGCTATGAGGCACGTCTATTGGAGATATTTGCATGA
- a CDS encoding monovalent cation/H+ antiporter subunit A: MSLFIIVALPFFGALLPGLMNPAGRTACAGVTFTVTLAAFVGLLTNLPAILSGQVVTAGIDWMPALGLNFTLMLDALGFFFALLILGIGLLVIAYARQYLSRSDNMGEFFTYLLLFQGAMVGIVLSDNILLLLIFWELTSLSSFLLIGYWKHLPAGRQGARMALAVTGMGGLAMIGGMLILGQIVGSYDLSVILQNRDLIQADPLYLPALILILLGCFAKSAQFPFHFWLPHAMAAPTPVSAYLHSATMVKAGIFLMARMWPVLSGTNEWFVIVTTAGLVTMVLGAVIALFKHDLKALLAFSTVSHLGLITMLLGTGTAFGAMAAVFHILNHATFKAALFMSAGIIDHEAHTRDIRRLGGLRSLMPVTFIIVSLAALSMAGIPLLNGFLSKEMMLEEANHTVLFSSPWLVPVLATIGALFSAAYSFRLISHVFFGPVRDDYPAKPHDPPAGMWLPPALLIIPVVLIGVAPFLAEPFVKLVTAAVLGDAAELPSAHLKLWHGLVPALYMSVIAVVGGLTMLAVFKPALRVWDALPRPEAKTIFDAIIAGAVKLAEMLVLPLHNGAFSRYAAIGTVTIVVAGYYAWTTGTVGEPVYALQTADPVLISGWGMLVAATIGMVFLHRNRFLSLILIGIVGLMVSIGFVFLSAPDLAMTQFTVEVVTIILMLLALNFLPNRTPVESSVLRRMRDAAVALAGGLASFALAYYYILRDPVSTSISEFHLANSYKGGGGTNVVNVILVDFRGFDTFGEIIVLSIAALLIYALTETLLDGPVRARLLNRKPDQPQAGGVHPMMMVVLTRVMMPIVMMVGFYIFLSGHNEPGGGFIAGLIVSIGVVMQYMASGFSWASARLRYPYHGVIGAGVLVAGLTGIGSWFVDKPFLTSAFTYVRIPPFEKFELATAALFDVGVFLSVVGAVMLSLESFSRLARRSESIESEYPMDIDPSRQDLPTQTTRGGV; the protein is encoded by the coding sequence GTGTCTCTCTTTATCATCGTTGCATTGCCATTCTTTGGTGCTCTGTTGCCTGGATTGATGAATCCTGCGGGCAGGACAGCCTGTGCGGGCGTCACTTTCACCGTTACATTGGCCGCCTTTGTTGGTTTGCTGACCAACTTGCCTGCAATCTTGTCTGGGCAAGTCGTGACCGCAGGTATCGACTGGATGCCGGCACTTGGCCTGAATTTCACACTGATGCTTGACGCTTTGGGCTTCTTTTTCGCCCTTTTGATTCTTGGCATCGGGCTGCTCGTCATTGCTTATGCGCGGCAGTATCTGAGCCGGAGCGACAACATGGGTGAGTTTTTCACCTATTTGCTGCTGTTTCAGGGCGCGATGGTCGGGATCGTACTGAGCGACAACATCCTTCTGTTGCTGATTTTCTGGGAGCTCACCTCGCTCTCGTCATTCTTGTTGATCGGGTATTGGAAGCATCTACCCGCAGGACGGCAGGGGGCGCGCATGGCGTTGGCCGTGACCGGGATGGGCGGGCTTGCGATGATCGGTGGCATGCTGATCCTTGGCCAGATCGTGGGCAGTTATGATCTGAGTGTTATCCTTCAGAACCGTGACCTGATACAGGCAGACCCGCTTTATCTGCCCGCGCTCATCCTGATTTTGCTGGGGTGCTTTGCGAAATCCGCGCAATTCCCGTTTCACTTCTGGCTACCGCACGCGATGGCCGCGCCGACGCCGGTGTCAGCCTATCTTCACTCCGCGACCATGGTGAAAGCCGGTATTTTCCTGATGGCACGTATGTGGCCCGTTTTGTCAGGCACGAACGAATGGTTTGTGATCGTCACCACGGCGGGCTTGGTGACCATGGTCTTGGGTGCCGTGATTGCGCTGTTCAAACATGACCTGAAGGCGCTGCTGGCGTTTTCAACCGTCAGCCATCTGGGTCTGATTACCATGCTCTTGGGAACCGGCACGGCGTTCGGGGCAATGGCGGCGGTGTTTCACATCCTGAACCACGCAACCTTCAAGGCGGCTTTGTTTATGTCCGCCGGCATTATCGATCACGAGGCCCATACGCGTGACATCAGGCGCTTGGGAGGCTTGCGCAGCCTGATGCCTGTGACCTTCATCATTGTCTCGCTCGCGGCTTTGTCGATGGCCGGCATCCCGTTGCTCAACGGCTTCTTGTCCAAAGAAATGATGCTGGAAGAGGCCAACCACACGGTTCTGTTCAGCAGCCCGTGGTTGGTGCCCGTGCTCGCGACGATCGGCGCGTTGTTCTCGGCGGCTTATTCCTTCCGCCTGATCAGCCATGTCTTCTTTGGTCCGGTGCGCGATGATTATCCGGCCAAGCCGCATGATCCGCCTGCGGGCATGTGGTTGCCGCCTGCGCTCCTGATTATTCCCGTCGTGCTGATCGGTGTGGCCCCGTTCCTTGCCGAGCCATTCGTCAAACTGGTGACGGCTGCGGTGCTGGGCGATGCTGCGGAATTGCCGTCGGCGCATCTAAAACTCTGGCATGGTCTGGTACCGGCGCTTTATATGTCGGTCATTGCCGTTGTCGGCGGTTTGACCATGCTTGCCGTCTTCAAGCCTGCCTTGCGCGTCTGGGATGCTTTGCCGCGTCCCGAGGCGAAAACGATTTTTGATGCAATTATTGCAGGGGCGGTCAAGCTGGCAGAGATGCTGGTCCTGCCGTTGCATAACGGTGCATTTTCCCGCTACGCGGCAATCGGGACCGTCACAATTGTCGTTGCAGGCTATTATGCGTGGACGACTGGTACCGTCGGTGAACCGGTCTATGCGTTGCAGACGGCAGACCCCGTTCTGATCTCCGGATGGGGGATGCTGGTCGCCGCGACCATCGGCATGGTGTTCTTGCACCGCAACCGCTTCCTGTCACTGATCCTGATCGGGATCGTCGGGCTGATGGTCTCAATCGGGTTTGTCTTCCTCAGCGCCCCCGATCTTGCGATGACCCAGTTTACGGTCGAGGTCGTGACAATCATTCTGATGCTGCTTGCCTTGAACTTTTTGCCCAACCGGACGCCTGTTGAAAGCAGCGTACTGCGTCGGATGCGGGACGCGGCGGTGGCTTTAGCCGGTGGATTGGCGAGCTTCGCGCTGGCTTACTATTACATCCTGCGTGATCCGGTGAGTACGTCGATTTCCGAGTTCCATCTCGCGAATTCCTACAAAGGCGGCGGCGGCACCAATGTGGTGAACGTCATTCTGGTCGACTTCCGTGGCTTTGATACTTTTGGCGAGATCATCGTACTCAGTATCGCAGCCTTGCTTATCTATGCACTGACGGAAACCTTGCTCGACGGGCCCGTTCGGGCGCGGCTGTTGAACCGCAAACCTGATCAGCCGCAGGCAGGGGGTGTCCACCCGATGATGATGGTGGTTCTGACGCGGGTGATGATGCCGATCGTGATGATGGTGGGCTTTTACATCTTCCTGAGCGGTCACAACGAGCCGGGCGGCGGGTTTATCGCGGGTCTGATCGTGTCGATCGGTGTTGTGATGCAATATATGGCCAGCGGTTTTTCATGGGCGTCCGCGCGGTTGAGGTACCCGTATCACGGGGTGATCGGGGCAGGGGTGCTTGTCGCAGGTCTGACCGGTATCGGATCGTGGTTTGTCGATAAACCGTTCCTGACATCGGCTTTCACCTATGTCCGCATCCCGCCCTTTGAGAAATTCGAACTGGCGACAGCGGCCCTGTTCGATGTTGGCGTGTTCCTTTCAGTTGTGGGTGCGGTGATGTTGTCACTCGAAAGCTTCTCACGGTTGGCACGCCGCTCTGAGTCAATTGAAAGCGAATACCCGATGGATATTGATCCTTCGCGACAAGACCTGCCCACCCAGACAACGCGGGGGGGTGTGTAA
- a CDS encoding Na+/H+ antiporter subunit C, with product MEFLIASAIGVMTAAGIYLVLRLRTFPVILGISLLTYAVNVFLFTSGRVIVGAPPVLRDNVTTYTDPLPQALVLTAIVISFGMTAVVVMIGLGAFLGSDDDHVDDQHETPKDKPEGSA from the coding sequence ATGGAATTTCTGATTGCATCCGCTATTGGTGTGATGACCGCCGCGGGGATTTACCTCGTGCTGCGGCTGCGGACTTTCCCCGTGATCTTGGGGATTTCGCTACTCACTTATGCGGTGAATGTGTTCTTGTTCACCTCGGGCCGCGTGATCGTCGGTGCACCACCTGTCCTGCGCGACAATGTCACGACCTACACAGACCCGTTGCCACAGGCCTTGGTCCTGACGGCGATTGTGATTTCCTTTGGCATGACGGCGGTGGTCGTCATGATTGGCTTGGGTGCGTTCCTTGGCTCTGATGATGACCATGTGGATGATCAACACGAAACACCCAAAGACAAGCCGGAGGGTTCAGCATGA
- a CDS encoding K+/H+ antiporter subunit F: MILATQFLNIALAITFLALALGQVMSMVRLVLGPTSGDRVLALDTMVINALGLVIVLGIFKGVQIYFEVALLIAMLGFVSTVALARFILRGDIIE, from the coding sequence ATGATACTTGCAACGCAGTTTCTGAATATTGCCTTGGCGATTACCTTTCTTGCGCTCGCGCTGGGGCAGGTGATGTCGATGGTCCGTCTGGTCCTTGGGCCAACTTCGGGTGATCGCGTGCTTGCGCTTGATACGATGGTGATCAATGCACTGGGGCTTGTGATCGTGCTGGGCATATTCAAAGGCGTGCAAATCTATTTTGAGGTGGCCCTGCTGATTGCAATGCTGGGCTTCGTGTCGACGGTTGCCTTGGCGCGCTTCATTTTGCGGGGGGACATTATCGAATGA